taaaaacataagctaaacaaaactaaatcctGAATTACAAAGGGAACAGCAAAGCTTGCAGAAAGAAAAATGGATACAAGACATttctgaaaacaataaaatacgcAGAACTTTCATATAAGGGAAATCGCAAACTATTAGAGCAGAATGCAGCAGAAAcacttgtaaaaataaaataaagtgttgCTAATGGATTCAAGagcagttttattaaaataggTTGTGCTTAAGCTACTGAGATTTCCACCCTTTGTTGACCTATAAACTTGATggaatttaatatttattggtaaaaataaaataaaaaagaaatactgaACAGTGTTCAGAAATTCAAAAGTAAATGATCAGATTGCATAGAACTCTGTCATCAATAAGGAATTAGAAAGTAATCAGTTGACCTTAATAGCAGTAATTAAACTGCGTGAAGACATTTCTTCTTCCTTGGATAGTAGAACTACTGtggaaatgtttatttcaaaaaCAGTTGACACTATTAACACTTAATTACTACAGAAACTGGAGAGTAGTGGAGGGAGAGCACACTCATGGCTTACCCGTTATCTGGAAGTTCAGCACCAATAAGGTAAAATGAATGAAGACTCAAAATCAATTGTGGGGTCCCTCAAGGTTCCATCCTTGGTCCTAATTCATACATATTATACAGTAATACAAACTGTAAAGTTTCAGTTTGTATTTGTAGACTACACcaatttttttactgttttgaaaAATCCTTGGTGACCTAAAAGACGTGGAAAGCACAATAAATATCAAAGAGCAGTTTGACTTTAAGAATCGATCAGTTGAACTAAACCCAAGTTTATAATATTTAGTAAATATTCGCAAAGGATACATGAAAGTGAAAGATGACTTTCTGAGAATAACAATTAAGCCGGAAGGCACatattaaaattataaaaaatttaaatatctagaactatttctgtatttcacaaaacaaaatacatttaaaccaAATGTCATTCTGTATGATAATTCTCCCTCATAGTTCAAGACATCACACATCTTTTGGAGATTTGGAGGAAAGAAGTATCGAAACAGCACTCCACCAGACTACATGTTACAGGAGAGctataaaccttttaaaagaaCCTCACTTCAGAAATCCCGAACTGTTCCGGTGGCGAAAGTTCCAGCGCTTCTGTGGAGTTTTCATTAGCAAAATGATCTGTAAATTCCGCCAGAGTGCGCTGTAGTGCTACATTTGAACGGTGCTTCACGGACAATACGGGGTTTGCATTGGAAATGGAATATGACCACATAAACACATCACGCATCAAATATACAGTAAAAAGGCGAGCAGCAGCAGTGATATAATAAATGCGACAGTGTGAAAGTGATGCAGATTAGAACTAGTTAGGATGGATGTGAACACAGCTTCAAAGACTCCAAATAGTCAAAAGTAGAAGATTTTATGCTGCAACAAAGCATTTTAGCAAACTTTAAAGGCAGGCATAAAAATCAGCAGCGACGATGGAGGTCTCGCTGTGCAGTATAAAAGGGAGTCTTGATGACCCGGCTTCCATGGTCTCCGGGTGTTTTACTTTACTGAGGGGGGCGGTGCACTTCTCCAGACCCCTCCCGCCCCCAAACGCCGTTCCACAAACAGTGACCAGCAGGCAGACCGGTAGTCAGGATCTTCTTCCACATCCAGCAGTCACAGCTGCACTCCATGCCCGCAGCCTCTCCGGGATAGAGCGCCATCGATCAAGCGTCCGTGCGTTCAGCGAAGCGGTCAGCAGGCTGGAAGTCCGCGGCGTTCGGCCGAACATGCTGGAGAACGGCAGGAAGGTGTACAAGGAGGGTCTGCTGGAGAAGCGGAGCGACGGGCTGCTGCAGCTTTGGAAGAAGAAGCATTGCGTCCTGACCGAGGACGGCGTGCTGCTGCTGCCGCCCAAGCAGCACGATCacccacagcagcagcagcaccataGCGGCGGTGGGGACACGGGCAAAGTCAAGGAGCTCCACTTCGCCAACATGAAGACGGTGGACTGCGTGGAGCGAAAGGGCAAGTACGTGTACTTCACCGTGGTCATGACGGAGGGGAAGGAGATCGACTTCAGGTGCCCGCAGGACGAGGGCTGGAACGCGGAGATCACCTTGCAGATGGTCCAGTACAAGAACCGACAGGCGATCCTCGCCGTCAAATCCACCCGGCAGAAGCAGCAGCTGCTCGTCGTGCAGATGCCCGGACAGAAGACCGTCCGGAGCTCCCCGAGCGTGGCGTGACCCGCGGCGAGCCCCGCAGACTCCGTCGCGCCTTCAGCGGTGAGACAATGAGACAGATTGGGGGTTTATATTCAGGAACCCAACTGTTGGGAACTTTATATTACAAAAAGGGCTACATTACTGATTTAATTTGATATTTCATAATTGTATTTAATTGAGttcttaaattaaaaacatgtaatGTTCCATTTAACATATATTTATTAACATTTGACTAATTAGACGGAAAGGCTCACAGATTAAAATCAAAGTAGAGTAGGCCAAGTTAAATTCAGATAAGTAGTAATTTAAAGCATGACAGCTCCTGAGGTGTTGCTGCATAGGATAACTTCCAAATTTGCACCATGATGTTGTGCAGCTCTTACTGCTGAGGAGTGCTCCGCTCTCAGATTTCCACACACGTGGCTCTCTGTGGCAGCAGCTGGTTTGTGAGGTTCTAACACAACATCGATGTGTGAACCCATTTAAATATAGTTCAGTTACTGTATTTTTAAACTGCTAAAAGGAATCCAGTTTTCAATGTGCCCCACATCTGCCCAATTCtgtcccagcagagactgttttCATCAGGGCTGACCCAAGGTTAAAGGGGGCCCTGGGCAGGATTTGATTTAGGAGCCCACCAGCCAGCACTGCAGCATCATTGAAGAAAAAGTGATTTTAGAGGTACCTTAAGAGCTAAAGATGAATTCCTTAAATTGACTGGATTACTGTTGTGTCAATCAGCTTGCATTATTTAGTGGATAAGTAGGATTCTGAGTTTTAAAAGGTAAAAGGTGTAAATATTCTGCAGTGACTaagtaatttctttaaattctttTGTCCTGCAGTCATTATGTAGAGCGCTTTTAATACAGTTTAGCTAATCGTTTTGTAGTCACATAGGGAAATCAGCTAGTGTGGATAAAACATGAGCCCAAGTCTGATGCAAGTAACAgaaggtttttaaacacagtagCAGCATA
This portion of the Girardinichthys multiradiatus isolate DD_20200921_A chromosome 17, DD_fGirMul_XY1, whole genome shotgun sequence genome encodes:
- the phlda1 gene encoding pleckstrin homology-like domain family A member 1, encoding MEVSLCSIKGSLDDPASMVSGCFTLLRGAVHFSRPLPPPNAVPQTVTSRQTGSQDLLPHPAVTAALHARSLSGIERHRSSVRAFSEAVSRLEVRGVRPNMLENGRKVYKEGLLEKRSDGLLQLWKKKHCVLTEDGVLLLPPKQHDHPQQQQHHSGGGDTGKVKELHFANMKTVDCVERKGKYVYFTVVMTEGKEIDFRCPQDEGWNAEITLQMVQYKNRQAILAVKSTRQKQQLLVVQMPGQKTVRSSPSVA